One window of Plasmodium relictum strain SGS1 genome assembly, chromosome: 14 genomic DNA carries:
- a CDS encoding phospholipase DDHD1, putative, which translates to MNHTLKVEDNNDDDEKNKKNNNFYFFSKKDNSVNKKTNKCKKESEIKFYEEEPYLDDKVNEVDYIILIIHGIGSNEELIINQCEDLKNSFKIVKKMWFFDYPFNIHFHIFNWKKYIIDAQIHVFNRININTMAETRKIVNLASGDIICFLHPRYGDYIMLNLYNDINKTLESLKSDSTGRFKNSKICLLGYSLGSAMAYEILNNVKVRISESNLKYNLKSKIHYLFTLGSPLSALLSLYKPEYINNGLKLIKELKFYNIFHGFDPVAFRIEPLIYPKIKNIPQPVLINYWRNNGARYWFEWDKNMQNAKIAIVQNLNDFTSAITNGFYKFLGKSESNDEDQGTLNRNICYNKCESKDINMFLLKVKENQRKMAIQKRKIKIEKREEKNESYKEICENENNKKCHELNNSNIPNNNDYCSKENSSYVDNTKSVCASQDTNSEYSFFDYDISDNSDKIKDEENNKNDNDKLLTTSSNIDEEELPLRYDYQLQEFIMEHYIYPLAVAKSHFNYFIIKDISFFILKELINKSISISYEDYLTKIEREYNNKALNEKDNVKKDRYLKISLKACKTLEEFRKYERSIQAMSDPFNMKNFKNLI; encoded by the exons ATGAATCATACCTTAAAAGTTGAAGATAATAACGatgatgatgaaaaaaataagaaaaacaataatttttattttttttctaaaaaggACAATAGTGTTAATAAGAAAACCAATAAATGCAAAAAAGAAtctgaaataaaattttatgaagaaGAACCTTATTTAGATGATAAAGTTAACGAAGTagattatattattttaataattcatgGTATAGGATCTAATGAAGAATTGATTATAAATCAATGTGAAGACCTTAAAAATAGTtttaaaattgtaaaaaaaatgtggTTTTTTGATTATCCTTTTAATAtacattttcatatatttaattgGAAAAAGTACATAATTGACGCACAAATtca TGTTTTCAAtagaataaatattaatacaaTGGCAGAGACTAGAAAAATAGTTAATTTGGCTTCTGGGGAcataatatgttttttacATCCAAGATATGGGGATTATATAATgctaaatttatataatgatataaataaaactttAGAATCTTTAAAGAGT gaTTCCACAGGAAGATTTAAAAATTCCAAAATATGTCTGTTAGGATATTCTTTAGGTAGTGCAATGGcatatgaaatattaaataatgtgAAAGTTAGAATTAGTGAgagtaatttaaaatataacttaaaaagtaaaattcattatttatttacactTGGAAGCCCATTAAGTgctttattatctttatataaacctgaatatataaataatgggCTTAAGTtaattaaagaattaaaattttataatatttttcatggTTTTGATCCAGTTGCTTTTAGAATTGAACCTTTAATTTAtcctaaaataaaaaacattcCTCAACctgttttaattaattattggAGAAATAATGGGGCTAGGTATTGGTTTGAATGGGATAAAAATATGCAAAATGCAAAAATAGCTATTGttcaaaatttaaatgacTTTACATCTGCTATTACCAATGGGTTTTATAAATTTCTGGGAAAATCAGAAAGTAACGATGAGGATCAAGGAACTTTAAATAGAAACATTTGCTATAATAAATGTGAAAGTaaagatataaatatgtttttacTGAAAGTGAAAGAAAATCAAAGAAAAATGGCTattcaaaaaagaaaaataaaaatagaaaagagAGAAGAAAAAAACGAATCTTATAAAGAAATATGCGAAAATGAAAACAACAAAAAATGCCATGAATTAAATAACTCTAACATTcctaataataatgattattGCTCAAAGGAAAATTCAAGTTATGTTGATAATACAAAAAGTGTTTGTGCCTCTCAAGATACTAATAGtgaatattctttttttgacTATGATATTAGTGATAATTCtgataaaattaaagatgaagaaaataataaaaatgataatgataaACTATTAACTACTAGTTCTAATATAGATGAAGAAGAATTACCTCTTCGATATGATTATCAATTGCAGGAATTTATAATGgaacattatatatatccaTTGGCTGTTGCGAAATctcattttaattattttataattaaagacatttcctttttcatattaaaagagttaattaataaaagcaTTTCAATAAGCTATGAAGATTATCTAACAAAAATTGAAAgagaatataataataaagctttaaatgaaaaagataatgtaaaaaaagatagatacttaaaaatatcattaaAGGCATGTAAAACACTTGAAGAATTTCGAAAATATGAAAGAAGTATTCAAGCTATGTCAGATCCATTTAACATGaaaaactttaaaaatttGATTTAA